In the genome of Bradyrhizobium arachidis, one region contains:
- the rpoH gene encoding RNA polymerase sigma factor RpoH, producing the protein MQTSHEIARRDPVTVPGASMLTPFLSAYSAAIRRFDLLEPGQEQQLARSWQETRDRGAADALVTSHLRLAAKLARGYQGYGLPLVDLIAEANLGLVIAASRFEPGRGARFSTYAIWWIKAAIHEYILRSWSLVKIGTTAAQKKLFFKLRSEIRKATGSAMTGLTPDVAELIAGKLEVTAREVLEMDVRLNGDMSLNARVGSEDNGTELEALLVDEAVDAETVLVDHEQTERRTRALRAALGGLAARERRVFEARRLTESPVTRDQLARELSISSERVRQIENRAFAKVKRAVVLAAQEASRAAVCSV; encoded by the coding sequence ATGCAGACTAGCCACGAAATTGCAAGGCGCGATCCGGTCACCGTGCCGGGCGCATCGATGTTGACGCCGTTCCTCAGCGCCTATTCTGCGGCCATCAGGCGCTTCGACCTGCTTGAGCCGGGGCAGGAGCAGCAGCTGGCGCGTAGCTGGCAGGAAACGCGGGACCGCGGCGCAGCGGATGCACTCGTCACCAGCCATCTTCGGCTCGCCGCCAAGCTGGCGCGCGGCTATCAGGGATATGGCCTGCCGTTGGTCGATCTGATCGCGGAAGCGAATTTGGGTCTCGTGATCGCAGCGTCTCGCTTCGAACCCGGCCGCGGCGCCCGCTTTTCGACCTATGCGATCTGGTGGATCAAGGCCGCCATTCACGAATATATCCTGCGGTCATGGTCCCTGGTGAAGATCGGAACGACGGCCGCGCAGAAGAAGCTGTTCTTCAAACTCCGCAGCGAGATCAGGAAGGCCACCGGCAGTGCAATGACTGGGCTTACGCCTGACGTCGCCGAGTTGATCGCCGGGAAGCTGGAGGTGACGGCGCGAGAGGTGCTCGAGATGGACGTGCGGCTCAATGGCGACATGTCGCTGAACGCGCGCGTCGGCAGCGAGGACAATGGAACCGAGTTGGAGGCCCTTCTGGTCGATGAGGCGGTCGACGCCGAGACGGTGCTCGTCGATCACGAGCAGACGGAGCGGCGCACCAGGGCCTTGCGCGCCGCGCTGGGCGGGCTTGCTGCGCGGGAACGCCGTGTCTTCGAAGCGCGGCGGTTGACGGAATCTCCTGTCACGCGCGATCAGCTCGCCCGCGAATTGTCCATCTCCAGTGAACGCGTTCGACAGATCGAAAATCGCGCGTTCGCCAAGGTCAAGCGCGCCGTCGTGCTCGCCGCGCAGGAGGCATCACGCGCTGCCGTATGCAGCGTCTGA
- a CDS encoding efflux RND transporter permease subunit → MGIVRFALRLPHTFYVLAALILFLGGIAIRSMPTDVFPEIQIPVVTVIWSYTGLSTPEMEQRVSTYSQYSISANVSGIKNIEAQTLNGLSVQRIYFQPDVNLDLAISQIVSATNAIRALMPPGIQPPIIVQFNASSVPVLQLSLESNSLNEQQLYDFGIYRVRQQLAPVPGVTLPTPAGGKYRQIMVDIDPNKLLSRGLTPLDIVNAVNTQNLTLPTGTTKIGDTQYTVRTNATPATIHDLNMIPVKFANGATIFLKDVAQVRDGAQVQQNIVREDGHRAVLLSVIKNGNASTLAVVNGVKAALASIRAAAPAGMKINELFDQSIFVTHSVNGVLREGAIAAGLTALMILVFLGSWRSTLVVLISIPLAMLSSLIVLYFLGETLNTMTLGGLALAVGILVDDSTVTIENTHRLWTEEGMPLPDATLHGAAEIAVPTLVSTLAISCVFTSVVFLEGPAKYLFTPLGLAVVFAMLASYGLSRTLTPITIGLLLKGERRHGEGDRPSSIFARASAAFERGFERLRNGYSNLLLALLRYRVIVPVVAVAVLALGATMFVYVGRDFYPLIDGGQIQLHVRAPAGTRIERTEAIFQAVEDKIREVIPDKDRALIVDNIGLPARAYNLAFTDGSTIGVNDGTILVSLKDGHQPTADYIRKLRQVLPSAFPEDTFYFQAADIVTQILNFGLPAQIDVRTVGYGSNNLAVAKELQKSLAAIPGVVDAHLQQEVDAPAFYADIDRTRAAQLGLNASTVATNINVSLSSSAQVSPNFWTDPTSGIPYYLAVQTPEYRANSLNALGNTPVSASLAASGQTVPGLLSNVATFKRGTVPTNSNQANVQPVYDVYASVQGRDLGSVAADIEKVTSTLQKQLQPGNSIQVLGQIQSMHQSFRDLGIGLLFAAILVYLLMVVNYQNFGDPFVVILALPATFCGIVTMLFITGTTLNVPSLMGAIMAIGVASANSILLVTFARDEQLKGHSAFQAALSAGRTRIRPVLMTAAAMIVGMIPMAIGGPGEEQNAALARAVIGGLLFATPTTLLIVPYLFAMLRKGNDGKPHHGVFEEQPE, encoded by the coding sequence ATGGGAATTGTTCGTTTCGCGCTGCGGCTTCCGCACACATTCTATGTGCTTGCGGCCCTGATCCTGTTTCTCGGCGGCATCGCGATCCGGTCGATGCCAACCGATGTTTTCCCGGAGATCCAGATCCCGGTCGTCACGGTGATCTGGAGCTATACTGGGCTTTCGACCCCGGAGATGGAGCAGCGCGTCAGCACCTACAGCCAATATTCGATCAGTGCCAATGTCAGCGGGATCAAGAATATCGAGGCGCAGACCCTCAACGGTCTGTCGGTTCAGAGAATCTATTTCCAGCCGGACGTCAATCTCGATCTCGCGATCTCGCAGATCGTCTCCGCGACGAACGCCATCCGCGCCCTGATGCCACCCGGCATCCAGCCGCCGATCATCGTGCAGTTCAATGCCTCGAGCGTGCCGGTGCTCCAGCTCAGCCTCGAGTCGAACAGCCTGAACGAGCAGCAGCTCTACGATTTCGGCATTTACCGGGTCCGCCAGCAACTGGCGCCCGTGCCGGGCGTGACCTTGCCCACGCCGGCCGGCGGCAAATACCGCCAGATCATGGTCGACATCGATCCGAACAAGCTCTTGTCGCGGGGACTGACGCCGCTCGACATCGTCAACGCGGTGAACACCCAGAACCTGACGCTGCCGACCGGCACGACCAAGATCGGCGACACCCAGTACACCGTTCGCACCAACGCGACGCCGGCCACGATCCACGATCTCAACATGATTCCGGTCAAGTTCGCGAACGGCGCGACGATCTTCCTGAAGGACGTCGCCCAGGTCCGCGACGGCGCCCAGGTCCAGCAGAACATCGTCCGCGAGGACGGCCATCGCGCCGTCCTGCTCAGCGTCATCAAGAACGGAAATGCCTCCACGCTTGCCGTCGTCAATGGCGTGAAGGCGGCGCTGGCGTCGATCCGCGCGGCGGCTCCGGCGGGGATGAAGATCAACGAGCTATTCGACCAGTCGATATTCGTCACCCATTCGGTCAATGGTGTTCTGCGCGAAGGGGCGATTGCGGCGGGCCTCACGGCGCTGATGATCCTGGTGTTCCTGGGGTCGTGGCGATCGACGCTGGTCGTCCTGATCTCGATCCCGCTGGCGATGCTGTCCTCGCTGATCGTTCTGTATTTTCTCGGCGAGACCCTCAACACGATGACGCTCGGCGGGCTTGCCCTCGCGGTCGGCATCCTCGTCGACGATTCGACGGTGACGATCGAGAACACCCACCGGCTCTGGACCGAGGAAGGCATGCCGCTGCCGGATGCGACCCTGCACGGCGCTGCTGAAATCGCGGTGCCGACGCTGGTCTCGACGCTCGCGATCAGTTGCGTGTTCACCTCGGTCGTGTTTCTGGAAGGGCCGGCCAAATATCTATTCACGCCGCTGGGCCTCGCGGTCGTGTTCGCGATGCTGGCGTCATACGGACTGTCGCGGACGCTCACGCCGATCACGATCGGCCTGCTGCTGAAGGGCGAGCGGCGTCACGGCGAGGGCGATCGCCCGTCGAGTATCTTTGCGCGCGCCTCTGCCGCGTTCGAGCGCGGGTTCGAACGCCTACGCAATGGCTATTCCAATCTCCTGCTGGCGCTGCTGCGGTATCGGGTCATCGTCCCCGTCGTCGCCGTAGCGGTGTTGGCGCTCGGAGCGACCATGTTCGTCTATGTCGGGCGGGACTTTTATCCCCTGATCGACGGCGGCCAGATCCAGCTCCACGTTCGCGCGCCCGCTGGCACCCGCATCGAGCGGACGGAAGCGATTTTCCAGGCGGTCGAGGACAAGATCCGCGAAGTCATTCCGGACAAGGACCGGGCGCTGATCGTGGACAATATCGGCCTCCCGGCGCGCGCCTACAATCTCGCATTCACTGACGGATCGACGATCGGGGTGAACGACGGTACCATCCTCGTGTCGCTGAAGGACGGTCACCAGCCGACAGCGGACTACATCAGGAAGCTGCGGCAGGTGCTGCCATCGGCGTTTCCGGAGGACACCTTCTATTTCCAGGCCGCGGACATCGTGACGCAAATCCTGAATTTCGGCCTTCCGGCGCAGATCGATGTCCGCACCGTCGGTTATGGTAGCAACAACCTGGCGGTGGCCAAGGAGCTGCAGAAGAGTCTCGCGGCGATTCCCGGTGTCGTCGATGCGCATCTGCAGCAGGAGGTCGATGCTCCCGCGTTCTATGCCGACATCGACCGCACCCGCGCCGCGCAGCTTGGCCTCAATGCCAGCACGGTGGCGACCAATATCAATGTCAGCCTCAGTTCGTCCGCGCAGGTGTCACCTAATTTCTGGACGGATCCGACGTCGGGAATTCCATACTACCTGGCGGTGCAGACACCCGAATACAGGGCCAACTCGCTGAACGCCCTGGGCAACACGCCGGTGTCGGCCTCGCTTGCCGCAAGCGGGCAGACGGTGCCCGGCCTCCTCAGCAATGTCGCGACGTTCAAGCGCGGGACCGTTCCCACCAATTCGAACCAGGCCAACGTCCAGCCGGTGTATGACGTCTATGCGAGCGTGCAGGGTCGCGATCTCGGCAGCGTTGCGGCTGACATCGAGAAGGTGACGTCCACCCTGCAGAAGCAGTTGCAGCCGGGCAATTCGATCCAGGTTCTGGGCCAGATCCAGAGCATGCATCAGTCGTTCCGGGATCTCGGGATCGGACTGTTGTTCGCGGCCATCCTGGTCTACCTGCTGATGGTCGTGAACTACCAGAATTTCGGCGATCCCTTCGTCGTCATCCTGGCGCTGCCGGCGACGTTCTGCGGCATCGTGACGATGCTGTTCATCACCGGGACGACGCTGAACGTGCCATCGCTGATGGGAGCCATCATGGCGATCGGCGTTGCTTCCGCAAATTCCATCCTGCTCGTGACCTTCGCGCGGGACGAGCAGTTGAAGGGACACTCCGCGTTCCAGGCGGCGCTGAGCGCTGGCCGGACGAGGATCCGGCCCGTGCTGATGACCGCGGCGGCGATGATCGTGGGCATGATCCCGATGGCGATTGGTGGGCCGGGCGAAGAGCAGAATGCCGCACTTGCGCGGGCGGTCATCGGGGGATTGCTGTTTGCGACCCCGACCACCTTGCTGATCGTGCCCTATCTCTTTGCGATGCTGCGCAAAGGCAACGACGGCAAGCCTCACCACGGCGTATTCGAGGAGCAACCGGAATGA